From the Motacilla alba alba isolate MOTALB_02 chromosome Z, Motacilla_alba_V1.0_pri, whole genome shotgun sequence genome, one window contains:
- the LOC119695271 gene encoding C-type lectin domain family 9 member A-like isoform X1 yields the protein MAGETVYADLRHLRDSSSAEKHCAPAFCPWWHRLLLIARGLGQLILLVLVVVLSVWVFQGSPQPVVTSVPQLGSGIQGRNQVEQCMFSSLVRYFCKPRRDSPRAYAGCKLCPQDWQLRGERCYWLSEELGNWTPGMKSCENQDSQLVVLQEKKEKEHIKTVTGKSPSPVWIGLRSHQKVWRWVDNTPFNPKMLGTSLHEMDEGCGTLRAKDFEVNRCDAEHNKTRGIPSPRKQRKVWNMPGPPQKENQIKVSLNKLYIYKLMKPNRLDPEVLRKLHDAAASLLLITSEMSRQLGKIPEEWRKANVTSLFKNGNGKHQGYYRQSSFTTISGKIKEQLILEAIFPNRDLTTFV from the exons CACCCGCCTTCTGTCCATGGTGGCACAGGCTCCTTCTCATAGCCAGAGGGCTGGGGCAACTCATCTTGCTCGTCCTGGTGGTGGTGCTGAGTGTGTGGG TTTTTCAGGGCTCCCCACAGCCAGTGGTGACAAGCGTTCCCCAGCTAGGCAGTGGGATCCAGGGAAGGAACCAGGTGGAGCAGTGCATGTTTTCATCCCTGGTTCGGTATTTCTGCAAGCCCCGAAGGGACAGCCCCAGAG ccTATGCTGGCTGCaagctgtgtccccaggacTGGCAGCTCCGTGGAGAAAGATGCTACTGGCTTTCTGAGGAATTGGGAAACTGGACTCCAGGCATGAAAAGCTGTGAGAACCAGGACTCCCAGCTAGTGGTGCtccaggagaagaaagaaaag gagCACATCAAGACCGTTACAGGCAAGAGCCCATCACCAGTGTGGATTGGATTAAGGTCGCATCAGAAGGTGTGGAGATGGGTAGACAACACACCTTTCAACCCCAAAAT GCTTGGCACCTCTCTGCACGAGATGGATGAAGGGTGTGGGACACTGAGAGCCAAGGACTTTGAAGTTAATAGATGTGATGCTGAACACAA TAAAACTAGAGGAATCCCAAGCcccagaaaacagaggaaagttTGGAACATGCCTGGCCCTccacaaaaggaaaaccagattAAAGTGAGTTTAAACAAACTGTACATATATAAGCTCATGAAGCCTAACAGGTTGGACCCAGAAGTGCTGAGGAAGCTGCATGATGCCGCTGCAAGTCTTCTCTTGATTACCTCTGAAATGTCACGGCAACTGGGAAAGATTCCTGAAGAGTGGAGGAAAGCAAATGTTACTTCTCTCTTCAAGAATGGCAACGGGAAACATCAAGGGTACtacaggcagagcagcttcaCCACAATCTCTGGGAAGATAAAGGAACAACTAATCCTAGAAGCCATTTTTCCAAACAG
- the LOC119695271 gene encoding uncharacterized protein LOC119695271 isoform X5, translating into MIKGWSHANASELGVILAPAFCPWWHRLLLIARGLGQLILLVLVVVLSVWAYAGCKLCPQDWQLRGERCYWLSEELGNWTPGMKSCENQDSQLVVLQEKKEKEHIKTVTGKSPSPVWIGLRSHQKVWRWVDNTPFNPKMLGTSLHEMDEGCGTLRAKDFEVNRCDAEHNKTRGIPSPRKQRKVWNMPGPPQKENQIKVSLNKLYIYKLMKPNRLDPEVLRKLHDAAASLLLITSEMSRQLGKIPEEWRKANVTSLFKNGNGKHQGYYRQSSFTTISGKIKEQLILEAIFPNRDLTTFV; encoded by the exons CACCCGCCTTCTGTCCATGGTGGCACAGGCTCCTTCTCATAGCCAGAGGGCTGGGGCAACTCATCTTGCTCGTCCTGGTGGTGGTGCTGAGTGTGTGGG ccTATGCTGGCTGCaagctgtgtccccaggacTGGCAGCTCCGTGGAGAAAGATGCTACTGGCTTTCTGAGGAATTGGGAAACTGGACTCCAGGCATGAAAAGCTGTGAGAACCAGGACTCCCAGCTAGTGGTGCtccaggagaagaaagaaaag gagCACATCAAGACCGTTACAGGCAAGAGCCCATCACCAGTGTGGATTGGATTAAGGTCGCATCAGAAGGTGTGGAGATGGGTAGACAACACACCTTTCAACCCCAAAAT GCTTGGCACCTCTCTGCACGAGATGGATGAAGGGTGTGGGACACTGAGAGCCAAGGACTTTGAAGTTAATAGATGTGATGCTGAACACAA TAAAACTAGAGGAATCCCAAGCcccagaaaacagaggaaagttTGGAACATGCCTGGCCCTccacaaaaggaaaaccagattAAAGTGAGTTTAAACAAACTGTACATATATAAGCTCATGAAGCCTAACAGGTTGGACCCAGAAGTGCTGAGGAAGCTGCATGATGCCGCTGCAAGTCTTCTCTTGATTACCTCTGAAATGTCACGGCAACTGGGAAAGATTCCTGAAGAGTGGAGGAAAGCAAATGTTACTTCTCTCTTCAAGAATGGCAACGGGAAACATCAAGGGTACtacaggcagagcagcttcaCCACAATCTCTGGGAAGATAAAGGAACAACTAATCCTAGAAGCCATTTTTCCAAACAG
- the LOC119695271 gene encoding killer cell lectin-like receptor subfamily B member 1F isoform X2 has protein sequence MIKGWSHANASELGVILAPAFCPWWHRLLLIARGLGQLILLVLVVVLSVWVFQGSPQPVVTSVPQLGSGIQGRNQVEQCMFSSLVRYFCKPRRDSPRAYAGCKLCPQDWQLRGERCYWLSEELGNWTPGMKSCENQDSQLVVLQEKKEKEHIKTVTGKSPSPVWIGLRSHQKVWRWVDNTPFNPKMLGTSLHEMDEGCGTLRAKDFEVNRCDAEHNKTRGIPSPRKQRKVWNMPGPPQKENQIKVSLNKLYIYKLMKPNRLDPEVLRKLHDAAASLLLITSEMSRQLGKIPEEWRKANVTSLFKNGNGKHQGYYRQSSFTTISGKIKEQLILEAIFPNRDLTTFV, from the exons CACCCGCCTTCTGTCCATGGTGGCACAGGCTCCTTCTCATAGCCAGAGGGCTGGGGCAACTCATCTTGCTCGTCCTGGTGGTGGTGCTGAGTGTGTGGG TTTTTCAGGGCTCCCCACAGCCAGTGGTGACAAGCGTTCCCCAGCTAGGCAGTGGGATCCAGGGAAGGAACCAGGTGGAGCAGTGCATGTTTTCATCCCTGGTTCGGTATTTCTGCAAGCCCCGAAGGGACAGCCCCAGAG ccTATGCTGGCTGCaagctgtgtccccaggacTGGCAGCTCCGTGGAGAAAGATGCTACTGGCTTTCTGAGGAATTGGGAAACTGGACTCCAGGCATGAAAAGCTGTGAGAACCAGGACTCCCAGCTAGTGGTGCtccaggagaagaaagaaaag gagCACATCAAGACCGTTACAGGCAAGAGCCCATCACCAGTGTGGATTGGATTAAGGTCGCATCAGAAGGTGTGGAGATGGGTAGACAACACACCTTTCAACCCCAAAAT GCTTGGCACCTCTCTGCACGAGATGGATGAAGGGTGTGGGACACTGAGAGCCAAGGACTTTGAAGTTAATAGATGTGATGCTGAACACAA TAAAACTAGAGGAATCCCAAGCcccagaaaacagaggaaagttTGGAACATGCCTGGCCCTccacaaaaggaaaaccagattAAAGTGAGTTTAAACAAACTGTACATATATAAGCTCATGAAGCCTAACAGGTTGGACCCAGAAGTGCTGAGGAAGCTGCATGATGCCGCTGCAAGTCTTCTCTTGATTACCTCTGAAATGTCACGGCAACTGGGAAAGATTCCTGAAGAGTGGAGGAAAGCAAATGTTACTTCTCTCTTCAAGAATGGCAACGGGAAACATCAAGGGTACtacaggcagagcagcttcaCCACAATCTCTGGGAAGATAAAGGAACAACTAATCCTAGAAGCCATTTTTCCAAACAG
- the LOC119695271 gene encoding killer cell lectin-like receptor subfamily F member 2 isoform X4, with protein MAGETVYADLRHLRDSSSAEKHCAPAFCPWWHRLLLIARGLGQLILLVLVVVLSVWAYAGCKLCPQDWQLRGERCYWLSEELGNWTPGMKSCENQDSQLVVLQEKKEKEHIKTVTGKSPSPVWIGLRSHQKVWRWVDNTPFNPKMLGTSLHEMDEGCGTLRAKDFEVNRCDAEHNKTRGIPSPRKQRKVWNMPGPPQKENQIKVSLNKLYIYKLMKPNRLDPEVLRKLHDAAASLLLITSEMSRQLGKIPEEWRKANVTSLFKNGNGKHQGYYRQSSFTTISGKIKEQLILEAIFPNRDLTTFV; from the exons CACCCGCCTTCTGTCCATGGTGGCACAGGCTCCTTCTCATAGCCAGAGGGCTGGGGCAACTCATCTTGCTCGTCCTGGTGGTGGTGCTGAGTGTGTGGG ccTATGCTGGCTGCaagctgtgtccccaggacTGGCAGCTCCGTGGAGAAAGATGCTACTGGCTTTCTGAGGAATTGGGAAACTGGACTCCAGGCATGAAAAGCTGTGAGAACCAGGACTCCCAGCTAGTGGTGCtccaggagaagaaagaaaag gagCACATCAAGACCGTTACAGGCAAGAGCCCATCACCAGTGTGGATTGGATTAAGGTCGCATCAGAAGGTGTGGAGATGGGTAGACAACACACCTTTCAACCCCAAAAT GCTTGGCACCTCTCTGCACGAGATGGATGAAGGGTGTGGGACACTGAGAGCCAAGGACTTTGAAGTTAATAGATGTGATGCTGAACACAA TAAAACTAGAGGAATCCCAAGCcccagaaaacagaggaaagttTGGAACATGCCTGGCCCTccacaaaaggaaaaccagattAAAGTGAGTTTAAACAAACTGTACATATATAAGCTCATGAAGCCTAACAGGTTGGACCCAGAAGTGCTGAGGAAGCTGCATGATGCCGCTGCAAGTCTTCTCTTGATTACCTCTGAAATGTCACGGCAACTGGGAAAGATTCCTGAAGAGTGGAGGAAAGCAAATGTTACTTCTCTCTTCAAGAATGGCAACGGGAAACATCAAGGGTACtacaggcagagcagcttcaCCACAATCTCTGGGAAGATAAAGGAACAACTAATCCTAGAAGCCATTTTTCCAAACAG